The DNA window AAACTTCAAACCGATTTTAATTACGAGAAACTAATGACAGGAATAAATTTGAACcgttagatttttatattagtaactaaagttaaaatgaaaaaagaagtcatttgatcttttttttaagtgaacagagaaatatttttaatagtttttaatttgaattctaaACTATTTATGTAAGAATTATGTGACCTACTATGCTCTTTATTCGGAAGCTTCTTTCAGATGGCTGACATTTCCACATTAACCCTCAAGTAAACTATTAGAAAATATTGTGTCATATATATCATCAAATTGAAATATAATCCagcaataacaaaagaaacGTCCGATAAATCCCTTACTCAAATTCTAGCCTTTCTTTCATCCAGCacatattctttttctttatccctCTCCATCATCATTCAATAAATTGAGCATAAAGAAAACTATCAAAGACTAGACCCACTAAGAATTTGTCCAGAGAGAATCCAGTAACATCGCTTACATAAGCAATATGAGATCAGTacgaaaaataattaataatcataCGGCATATTGAAAATAACCCACGTGAAATTCAAGCCTCGTattgaaaatcgaaaaaatcattttaatatTGCGAGAAAGAAAATCATATCCAAAAACGGCATCACATTAACAAGGAAGGATTAATTACAATTTGCCATGTGATTAAACATCATTACACTAAAAGTATGTGAAGTGTGAACAAAACAAAGATAAGAAACATTAGTGTGATTAAATATGTGCAAAAAGCAAATCCTGCTTCAATGACATCCAACCAAGCATAAACCTTATCAACACATTTTGAGAGAGCCAAAGGTGAAAGGTCCCATTTCCCCTTTCACACTCCACCCTTCATCTTCCCATATGAAACGCAGTGCCGTTTATTGCCAACTTACCAAgccaaaattaaatatttcaacAACACAATCCATGCATCGCCTTGCCTCTCCAAAACGCCACCTCACAGCCACCATCTTCTCCATCAAAATCacataactaattataattataattgcaCATTCGATTGCACAAAAATGTGACCCAATAAGCTCAAAATGAGCCATTGTAAAAAGAGTTATGTAcaattataattacaaagagTTATATAACAAAACAAAACCCCACCTCTCCTATTTCCCTCATCTTcactcaataaaaaaatttagaacaaaACATAACCTACAAaacttctcttttttattttgctttgaaaaattttttcccTTATTTTCTCTATACTcttttacatatattttatttttttctttcttcttgagATATTTATTCCAATTAAAGCTCTTGGGAGGCATCAGATGACAAAGGGTAACAAGTGTCTTCCCCACCAGTGTTCCATAAGAAATGAGCATAATCAGCGGCATAGAAAGAGTTTGTAGGCTCAGCTGAAATTGCTTCCAAATAAGTCTCTTCTGCAGCCCACAAATCATTCTTCGCTTTCCATAGAAACGTTGCGTACTTATTGAATGCCTCTGGATCACGAGGTTCCACCCCTATTGCCTTCTTGAAGTATTCTTCCGCTCTGGTGAAATAATTCAAAGAACAAGACCAAAATGTCAACATCAATTTTAACCACTTTTCACATGAAAATTGCAATGCCAAACTACTCAATTTCAAGGATATTTCTTTCATTACGTTACTAAGCAATTTATTATTATGTGCTGTCTCTGATAGTTTTCCTTATAGGCATAGAGCCACATACAGATTTAAATATTAGTAAATAACAGAGTAAATAAAGTCtagaccaaaaaaatattaaaaagtcaaAGTCAACAAAGTTCCGTGTGAGATCATTTGTCATGCACGTGACTATCGCGCACGGAAGATGACAGATACCGAAATATATTGATCCTGCTCATGAACCTGTGGTGCAGGGTAAATACACCTCATACTCTTCTATCAAGATTCAAACTTGGACAAATCAAAAACCTCATTGTCTTTTTTTATCCCCCTAATTTTTTTCAGTTTgggttttaatatatttttgacgATGAATTAGAATATGCTTTCGCTGCTCCTACCTAGAACGACCTCTTTGGTAACACAcacataattcatataaaaacaaaatcataaaTTAGTCAGTCCTATAAGAGTATATTACCACAACAAACaataatcaaatatatttttgtaaaatcttgctttccattttcttttaacAAAGCAAGAAACACATGACGAGTTAATTTTTATGGACTTTCAAGTAGTCATATATaactttaataaatatattttaaccaAAGATGGAGACTCTATGCATGTGAATTTCGACTTTACCAAAACATTAGTAcgggaataataataataataataataataataataataataataataatagaaactaGAATACTTATGCCATGGCAAGCAAAATTAGCAAATAAAAGtgaagaattttttaaaaaggaaaaaaaaaaggaaaattcaCCTGTCGTAATCATGTGCAACGAGGTAGAGGAACTGAGCATAAtttgagagaagaagagagttgTTTGGTTCCTTGGACAAGCCCGTTTGGTAAACCAACTCCGTTCTCAGATACTCAGCATAGTCATCACTCTCCATCTTGGCTGTTACGGGCGAAACGAACTGTTTCATCGAGCCACGATTCACATCCTCCATTCTAGAAGCTTCCTCCACCATCGAACTCCAaagctcctcttcttcctcctccactGACGAAGACTccgcattattattattattattgttattgctcTCCCCTGTTCTGTAAACCTGAGACTGCGACGACGACAAACCGTCAGGGAAAACCGTTCCCTGGTGCCGGTCCGACCGGTCAGACCGGCCTTCCCCGTCGGTTCCGTGCGCCGCTGGCCGGAATTTCCCTCCGCCACCGTTTCCGCCACCAACGGAAGTCGTTTTCTTCCCGTTAGATGATGACACGGTGAATGTCTTTACCGCAGAGGAATCAAATCCGCTCTGATTATCACTGACAGACTCCTCTTCCTCCATCTCCATGGTCAGCGTAGGTGGATTCACGGCGGCCATGACGGCGGCGTTGTGTCCCATGGAATGAACGGTGAAATTGGCGAGCAAGATCATGACATAAACCATGAGAGTAGGGGTGTGTGAGAACACTTGCTGGAAGAGCCAAACGAAGGAAGCGTGCATTTCCGTTTGTACCCTCTCGAGGATTCCTTGTAGGTCTTGGTAGCAGAGAGTCTCTCTCATCTGGAGGGTGTAGCTATGGAGCTCTCGAATGATGAACACCATAGAAGAGAACGCTTTCTTCACCGAACAGCACGCGGATTCACCTGCCTCCCTAAAACCTTCCTTCCATTGGAGCTTCTTCTTGATGATCCTCAATGAGAACGGAAGCTCCACGCTGTTCGCTTTCCGCTCTATGTTCGCCGGAATTATTATCTCCTCACCACCGCCGGACACCATCCACGGCGGCTCCGGGATGCTCTGCCCATTCACGAAATTCGAGGACGAGGTTGGAGAATAAGTGCCGTCCGAATCTGAATCGTCTTCGTTGAGCTGGAACCCGAGGGTCAAGTCTTCGATCTTCTTAGCGAATTCCTCGTCGGAGAAGGAATCTAAGCTCGCGCTACAGGATCTTCTGATCGGTGTTCTGTTGTTGGTAGAGAAGACGTGATTGTGAAAATCTAAGGATCGAGACTTGTGgagaaacgacgtcgttttgaaGAGTGTGCAAGGGTGGACGAATCGGCACGATACGGAAGGATTAAAACTGCGTCGTTTTGACGAAGCATAGGAATATACATAAGAAGGGGATGAAATCGCAGAAGCTAGGGTTTGAGAACaagaggaaggagaagaagaaggggaaTAATGAGGTAATGACCATTGCAAACATGGAGTAACAACCTTCAATCCTCCCATGATTATGTCACAGAGAGAAAAGAGATTGAACtcaaaaagagataaaagaaagaggtatttttatataaagagaATGAGGATGAGAATAAGAATCAGTGTTCGAAAAGACGAAGAAGAAGCTTTGTTCAAACACCTGTTCATAACaaactttcttttcttgt is part of the Arachis duranensis cultivar V14167 chromosome 1, aradu.V14167.gnm2.J7QH, whole genome shotgun sequence genome and encodes:
- the LOC107492675 gene encoding uncharacterized protein LOC107492675, whose product is MGGLKVVTPCLQWSLPHYSPSSSPSSCSQTLASAISSPSYVYSYASSKRRSFNPSVSCRFVHPCTLFKTTSFLHKSRSLDFHNHVFSTNNRTPIRRSCSASLDSFSDEEFAKKIEDLTLGFQLNEDDSDSDGTYSPTSSSNFVNGQSIPEPPWMVSGGGEEIIIPANIERKANSVELPFSLRIIKKKLQWKEGFREAGESACCSVKKAFSSMVFIIRELHSYTLQMRETLCYQDLQGILERVQTEMHASFVWLFQQVFSHTPTLMVYVMILLANFTVHSMGHNAAVMAAVNPPTLTMEMEEEESVSDNQSGFDSSAVKTFTVSSSNGKKTTSVGGGNGGGGKFRPAAHGTDGEGRSDRSDRHQGTVFPDGLSSSQSQVYRTGESNNNNNNNNAESSSVEEEEEELWSSMVEEASRMEDVNRGSMKQFVSPVTAKMESDDYAEYLRTELVYQTGLSKEPNNSLLLSNYAQFLYLVAHDYDRAEEYFKKAIGVEPRDPEAFNKYATFLWKAKNDLWAAEETYLEAISAEPTNSFYAADYAHFLWNTGGEDTCYPLSSDASQEL